A genomic region of Dickeya solani IPO 2222 contains the following coding sequences:
- the dppB gene encoding dipeptide ABC transporter permease DppB encodes MLQFILRRLGLVIPTFIGITLLTFAFVHLIPGDPVMIMVGERGISPERHAQLMAELGLDKPLWEQYLHYINGVLHGDLGMSLKSRMPVWDEFVPRFKATLELGVCAMIFAVIVGIPIGVLAAVKRGSVFDHTSVSLALTGYSMPIFWWGMMLIMLVSVQLNLTPVSGRVGDTVFLDDSLPLTGFMLIDTLIWGAEGDFKDAVMHMVLPAVVLGTIPLAVIVRMTRSAMLEVLGEDYIRTARAKGLSRLRVIVVHALRNAMLPVVTVIGLQVGTMLAGAILTETIFSWPGLGRWLIDALQRRDYPVVQSGVLLVATMIIMVNLLVDLLYGVVNPRIRHKK; translated from the coding sequence ATGTTGCAGTTCATACTCCGTCGTTTGGGGCTGGTTATCCCAACGTTTATCGGTATTACCCTACTGACTTTCGCTTTCGTACACTTGATCCCCGGCGACCCGGTGATGATCATGGTAGGAGAGCGCGGTATTTCTCCGGAGCGCCACGCGCAGCTGATGGCGGAACTGGGGCTGGACAAGCCTCTCTGGGAGCAATACCTCCACTACATCAACGGTGTGTTGCACGGCGATCTGGGCATGTCCCTGAAGAGCCGCATGCCGGTCTGGGACGAATTCGTGCCGCGTTTCAAAGCCACGCTGGAACTGGGCGTCTGCGCGATGATTTTCGCGGTGATCGTCGGTATTCCGATCGGGGTGCTGGCGGCGGTCAAGCGTGGTTCCGTGTTCGATCATACCTCGGTCAGTCTGGCATTGACCGGCTACTCCATGCCGATTTTCTGGTGGGGCATGATGTTGATCATGCTGGTGTCGGTGCAGCTTAACCTGACGCCGGTATCCGGCCGGGTGGGCGACACCGTGTTTCTGGATGACTCCCTGCCGCTGACCGGCTTTATGCTGATCGATACCTTGATCTGGGGTGCGGAGGGCGACTTCAAAGACGCCGTGATGCACATGGTGTTGCCGGCTGTGGTGCTCGGCACCATTCCGCTGGCGGTAATTGTGCGTATGACACGCTCGGCGATGCTGGAAGTGCTGGGCGAGGATTATATCCGCACCGCCCGCGCCAAGGGCCTGAGCCGCCTGCGGGTGATTGTGGTGCATGCATTGCGCAACGCTATGCTGCCGGTGGTGACGGTGATTGGTCTGCAGGTCGGCACCATGCTGGCCGGGGCGATCCTCACCGAGACCATCTTCTCCTGGCCGGGGCTGGGCCGCTGGCTGATCGACGCGCTGCAGCGCCGCGACTATCCGGTGGTGCAGAGCGGGGTGCTGCTGGTCGCCACCATGATCATTATGGTGAACCTGCTGGT
- the dppA gene encoding dipeptide ABC transporter periplasmic-binding protein DppA encodes MAKSLMKSRVLKFSLGLLALSVAAGVQAKTLVYCSEGSPEGFNPQLFTSGTTFDASSIPIYNRLVEFKNGTTEIEPGLAEKWDISADGKTYTFHLRKGVKWQDSKEFKPSRTFNADDVLFSFQRQMDANHPFHKVSGGSYEYFEGMGMPELIGKIEKVDDYTVRFQLTRAEAPFLADLAMDFASIMSAEYGDKMLKAGSPEKIDLDPIGTGPFQLQQYQKDSRILYKRFDSFWGTKPGIDRLVFSITPDASVRYAKLQKDECQVMPYPNPADLASMKQDKNIELLQKPGLNVGYLSFNVEKKPLDNVKVRQALTYAVNKQAIIEAVYQGAGQAAKNLIPPTMWGYNDDVKDYAYDPAKAKELLKEAGLESGFEIDLWAMPVQRPYNPNARRMAEMIQADWAKVGVKAKIVTYEWGEYLKRAKAGEHQTVLMGWTGDNGDPDNFLATLFSCDAAKKGSNYSKWCYKPFEDLIQPARAVSDQAKRIELYKQAQVVMHDQAPALIVAHSTVYEPIRKNVKGYVIEPRGVHSFNHVSVD; translated from the coding sequence ATGGCTAAATCCCTGATGAAATCAAGGGTGCTGAAATTCAGCCTTGGTTTGCTGGCGCTGTCCGTTGCCGCTGGCGTACAGGCAAAAACCCTGGTGTATTGCTCAGAAGGTTCTCCGGAAGGTTTTAACCCGCAGCTGTTCACGTCCGGTACCACCTTTGACGCCAGCTCCATTCCTATTTACAACCGTCTGGTTGAATTCAAAAACGGCACCACGGAAATTGAACCGGGTCTGGCCGAAAAATGGGATATCAGCGCCGACGGCAAAACGTATACGTTCCATCTGCGCAAAGGCGTGAAGTGGCAGGACAGCAAAGAGTTCAAACCGAGCCGTACGTTCAACGCTGACGACGTGCTGTTCTCCTTCCAGCGCCAGATGGACGCCAATCACCCGTTCCACAAAGTTTCCGGCGGCAGCTACGAATACTTTGAAGGCATGGGTATGCCGGAATTGATCGGCAAAATCGAGAAAGTGGACGACTATACCGTCCGTTTCCAACTGACCCGCGCCGAAGCGCCGTTCCTGGCCGACCTGGCGATGGACTTTGCCTCCATCATGTCCGCCGAGTATGGCGACAAAATGCTGAAAGCCGGTTCGCCGGAGAAAATCGACCTGGACCCGATCGGCACCGGTCCGTTCCAGTTGCAGCAGTACCAGAAAGACTCCCGCATCCTCTACAAACGTTTTGACAGCTTCTGGGGCACCAAGCCGGGCATCGATCGTCTGGTGTTCTCTATTACGCCGGATGCGTCCGTGCGTTACGCCAAGCTGCAGAAAGACGAATGTCAGGTGATGCCGTACCCGAACCCGGCCGATCTGGCCAGCATGAAGCAGGACAAGAACATTGAACTGCTGCAGAAGCCGGGCCTGAACGTGGGTTATCTGTCGTTCAACGTCGAGAAGAAACCGCTGGATAACGTGAAAGTGCGTCAGGCGCTGACTTACGCGGTGAACAAGCAGGCGATCATCGAAGCGGTTTATCAGGGTGCCGGTCAGGCCGCGAAAAACCTGATTCCGCCGACCATGTGGGGCTATAACGACGACGTTAAAGATTACGCTTACGATCCGGCCAAAGCTAAGGAACTGCTGAAAGAAGCGGGTCTGGAAAGCGGGTTCGAAATCGACCTGTGGGCGATGCCGGTACAGCGTCCGTACAACCCGAATGCCCGCCGTATGGCGGAGATGATTCAGGCTGACTGGGCGAAAGTGGGCGTGAAAGCCAAGATCGTCACCTACGAGTGGGGCGAGTACCTCAAACGCGCTAAAGCCGGTGAACACCAGACGGTGCTGATGGGCTGGACCGGCGACAACGGGGATCCGGATAACTTCCTGGCCACCCTGTTCAGCTGCGACGCGGCGAAGAAAGGCTCCAACTACTCCAAGTGGTGTTACAAGCCGTTTGAAGATCTGATCCAGCCGGCTCGTGCGGTGTCCGATCAGGCTAAACGTATCGAACTGTACAAGCAGGCTCAGGTTGTGATGCACGATCAGGCTCCGGCGCTGATTGTGGCGCACTCCACCGTGTATGAACCGATCCGTAAAAACGTGAAAGGCTACGTCATCGAGCCGCGCGGCGTGCACAGCTTCAATCACGTATCAGTAGATTAA
- a CDS encoding 2-hydroxycarboxylate transporter family protein, translating to MKNIETEIMSDNALTTATPSGLLESLNKTRIGSVPFILFLVISAVVFIASYASYLPKNMIGGFAVIMTMGFLLAYIGQRIPVLKEIGGPAILCLMVPSILVYFHLFNANTLDTVKLLMKDANFLYFVIASLVVGSILGMNRVILIQGMIRMFIPLVIGTATAVVTGLLVGKLFGYSFYHTFFFIIVPIIGGGIGEGILPLSLAYSAILGQAPDVYVAQLVPAAVVGNIFAIICAGVLARIGVWRSDLNGNGNLVRNEADNALFAVKDAPKTVDFHLMGGGLLLICTFFIVGGLFEKVLHIPGPVLMILIAVLCKYGRVIPSSMETGANSFYKFVSSSLVWPLMIGLGMLYVPLESVVAVFSVGYVVVCGSVVLSMALISFFIAPYLKMYPIEASIVTSCHSGLGGTGDVAILSASNRMSLMPFAQIATRIGGASTVIAATLLLGWLV from the coding sequence ATGAAAAATATTGAAACTGAAATCATGAGCGATAACGCGCTCACCACCGCCACACCATCAGGTCTACTGGAAAGCCTAAATAAAACGCGCATTGGATCAGTGCCGTTTATTCTTTTCCTGGTCATTTCCGCCGTTGTATTTATTGCGTCCTATGCCAGTTATTTGCCTAAAAACATGATCGGCGGATTCGCTGTTATTATGACCATGGGATTCCTGTTGGCTTATATCGGCCAGCGTATTCCGGTGCTGAAAGAAATCGGCGGTCCGGCGATTCTTTGCCTGATGGTACCGTCCATTCTGGTGTATTTCCATCTGTTCAACGCCAACACGCTGGATACCGTCAAGCTGTTGATGAAAGACGCCAACTTCCTCTACTTCGTCATCGCCAGTCTGGTGGTGGGCAGCATTCTCGGCATGAACCGCGTCATCCTGATTCAGGGCATGATCCGCATGTTCATTCCGCTGGTGATAGGCACCGCCACAGCGGTGGTGACCGGCCTGCTGGTGGGTAAACTGTTTGGCTACAGCTTCTATCACACCTTCTTCTTCATCATCGTGCCGATCATCGGCGGCGGCATCGGCGAAGGCATCCTGCCGCTATCGCTGGCCTATTCCGCCATCCTCGGCCAGGCGCCGGACGTGTACGTCGCCCAGTTGGTGCCTGCCGCCGTTGTCGGCAACATCTTCGCCATCATCTGCGCCGGCGTGCTGGCCCGCATCGGCGTATGGCGCAGCGACCTGAACGGTAACGGCAATCTGGTGCGCAACGAAGCCGATAACGCGCTGTTTGCGGTGAAAGACGCGCCGAAAACGGTGGATTTCCATCTGATGGGCGGCGGTCTGCTGCTGATCTGCACCTTCTTCATCGTCGGCGGACTGTTTGAAAAAGTGCTGCATATCCCCGGCCCGGTGCTGATGATTCTGATCGCGGTGCTGTGCAAATACGGTCGTGTTATCCCATCCAGCATGGAAACCGGCGCCAACAGCTTCTACAAGTTCGTGTCCAGTTCGCTGGTGTGGCCGCTGATGATCGGTCTGGGCATGCTGTACGTGCCGCTGGAAAGCGTGGTGGCGGTGTTCTCCGTCGGTTACGTGGTGGTGTGCGGTTCCGTGGTGCTCTCAATGGCGCTGATCAGCTTCTTCATCGCGCCGTACCTGAAGATGTACCCGATTGAAGCCTCCATCGTGACCAGCTGCCACAGCGGTCTGGGCGGCACGGGCGACGTGGCGATCCTGTCCGCTTCCAACCGCATGTCGTTGATGCCGTTCGCGCAAATCGCCACCCGTATCGGCGGCGCTTCTACCGTGATCGCCGCCACCCTGCTGCTCGGCTGGCTGGTGTAA
- the dcuR gene encoding two-component system response regulator DcuR produces the protein MINVLIVDDDAMVAELNKCYLNQISGFSCYATVPTLQQARNLLMQPDCEIDLVLLDIYMQQDNGLDLLPTIREFSEHTDVIIISSASDVYTIKKALHYGVVDYLIKPFQFARFEQALTAYREEANLLKHREFVAQSDIDNLIRRTSGTPTVERKKLPKGLTSLTLRTVCEWVESNQGAEFSTEMLANAIGISRVSCRKYLIYLADTGILDTNILYGSTGRPVYLYRLLPEKQDALRQYCE, from the coding sequence ATGATAAATGTACTGATCGTCGATGATGACGCCATGGTGGCGGAGTTGAATAAGTGTTATCTGAATCAGATTTCCGGGTTTAGCTGCTACGCGACGGTGCCGACGCTGCAGCAGGCGCGAAATCTGCTGATGCAGCCGGACTGCGAGATTGATCTGGTGCTGCTGGATATCTACATGCAGCAGGATAATGGTCTGGATTTGCTGCCCACGATCCGTGAATTCAGCGAACACACGGACGTGATTATCATTTCGTCGGCCAGCGATGTGTATACCATCAAAAAAGCGCTGCATTACGGCGTGGTGGACTACCTGATCAAGCCGTTCCAGTTTGCCCGTTTCGAGCAGGCGTTGACCGCCTATCGGGAAGAGGCCAATCTGCTCAAACACCGTGAGTTCGTGGCGCAGTCGGACATCGATAATCTGATTCGCCGCACCAGCGGGACCCCGACGGTGGAGCGCAAGAAACTGCCGAAAGGGCTGACCAGCCTGACGCTGCGCACCGTCTGCGAATGGGTCGAGAGCAATCAGGGGGCGGAGTTCTCCACCGAGATGCTGGCCAACGCCATTGGCATCTCCCGCGTGTCTTGCCGTAAATATCTGATCTATTTGGCTGACACCGGCATTCTCGACACCAACATTCTCTACGGCTCCACCGGCCGCCCGGTCTATCTCTACCGATTGCTACCGGAGAAACAGGACGCGCTGCGCCAGTACTGCGAATAA
- a CDS encoding sensor histidine kinase, protein MSKKKTPLKLSTSIILMVSAVIGSVLLVVYALLFFRITELTETHLKDKAFAIARTVANSPIVVDDLRGIGDPMRVQRFSEDVKSRNHLLFVIVTDMDGIRHSHPEPGQIGRHFIGDDLYPALLGLENTAVNRGVLDPALRVFTPVFDENNRQLGVVAVGISLSSVQSVINENRWIIPWTILFGALVGLLGTYFLVKTLKRIMLGFEPFEISNLFEQRNAMLKQIKEGVIAVDTDLRVTIINDEAKRFFSQHGSGETLAIGSTISCWPALMNLEKVLETGAPRQDEEINFNGNLLLINTVPVVVKGDIIGTIATFRDKTEVSQLLQRLTGMSYYADALRAQSHEFMNKLHVILGMLHLKYYPQLEEYILKTANNYQAEIGSIIRKVKSPVIAGFLLGKINRARDLGVTLSISEDSLLPDTDDSQATNELITVLGNLIENAMDALSGLENREISVTFHHQDGQLHCTVSDDGPGIAPDIQQRIYQEGFSTKGSGRGIGLYLTRQSLEKIGGTIDFESEPDVYTQFFVNIPYQARQFDHD, encoded by the coding sequence ATGAGTAAGAAAAAGACACCGCTGAAACTGAGCACGTCGATCATTCTGATGGTGTCGGCGGTGATTGGTTCGGTGTTGCTGGTGGTTTACGCGCTGCTGTTTTTCCGTATCACCGAACTGACCGAAACTCACCTCAAGGACAAAGCCTTCGCCATCGCCCGCACTGTCGCTAATTCGCCGATCGTAGTGGACGACCTGAGAGGCATCGGCGACCCGATGCGGGTACAGCGTTTTTCCGAGGACGTAAAAAGCCGCAACCACCTGCTATTTGTGATCGTTACCGATATGGACGGTATTCGTCATTCCCATCCGGAACCGGGGCAGATTGGCCGCCATTTTATCGGCGATGACCTCTATCCGGCGCTGCTGGGGCTGGAGAATACTGCGGTGAACCGTGGGGTGCTGGACCCGGCGCTACGTGTGTTCACGCCGGTTTTTGACGAAAATAACCGGCAGCTCGGGGTGGTGGCGGTGGGGATTTCGCTGTCCAGCGTGCAGTCGGTCATTAATGAAAACCGCTGGATTATTCCCTGGACCATCCTGTTCGGCGCGCTGGTCGGCCTGCTCGGCACCTATTTCCTGGTGAAAACCCTCAAGCGCATCATGCTGGGTTTTGAACCGTTTGAAATCTCCAATCTGTTCGAACAACGCAACGCGATGCTCAAACAAATCAAGGAGGGGGTGATCGCGGTGGATACCGACCTGCGTGTCACCATCATCAACGACGAAGCCAAGCGGTTTTTCAGCCAGCATGGGTCCGGCGAAACGCTGGCGATCGGCAGCACCATTAGCTGTTGGCCGGCGCTGATGAATCTGGAAAAGGTGCTGGAAACCGGTGCGCCGCGGCAGGACGAGGAAATCAATTTCAACGGCAACCTGTTGCTGATCAACACCGTGCCGGTGGTGGTGAAGGGCGATATCATCGGCACCATCGCCACCTTCCGCGATAAAACGGAAGTCAGCCAACTGCTGCAGCGCCTGACCGGGATGTCGTATTACGCCGATGCCCTGCGCGCCCAGTCACACGAATTCATGAACAAGCTGCATGTGATTCTCGGCATGCTGCATTTGAAATATTACCCGCAGTTGGAAGAATATATTTTAAAAACCGCCAATAATTATCAGGCGGAAATCGGCTCGATTATCCGAAAAGTAAAATCTCCGGTGATTGCCGGGTTCCTGTTGGGTAAAATCAATCGGGCACGGGATTTGGGCGTGACGTTGTCGATCAGCGAAGACAGTCTGTTGCCGGATACCGACGACTCCCAGGCCACCAATGAGCTGATCACCGTGCTGGGCAACCTGATCGAAAACGCGATGGATGCCTTGTCTGGTCTGGAAAATCGCGAGATTAGCGTGACCTTCCATCATCAGGATGGGCAGTTACACTGCACGGTGAGCGACGATGGGCCGGGCATTGCACCGGATATCCAGCAGCGCATTTACCAGGAGGGATTTTCCACCAAAGGCTCCGGACGCGGCATTGGCCTGTATCTCACCCGGCAGAGTCTGGAAAAAATCGGCGGTACGATTGATTTTGAATCCGAACCGGACGTTTACACCCAGTTTTTCGTGAATATCCCGTATCAAGCAAGGCAGTTTGACCATGATTAA
- a CDS encoding anion permease codes for MSANNSRLVKLLIILGIAVIFWFVPVPEGVSPTAWHLLAIFIATVIGLILSPYPLGAIAIFSITAVSALGLLPVKDVLVGFGDPTIWMIACAFFISRSFIKTGFGRRIGFLFISKLGNSSLGLAYGLVFTDLLFSPAMPSTSARCGGIITPLFRSIAEAYGSTPEQGTQRRIGSFLVQTIFQCNAITSAMFMTSMAGNPLISKLATQFGVHLTWTEWAAATLVPGLLSLIVIPLVLYRFYPPELKKTPEMRELAKARLHEMGPMSRNEWIVLCVFLGLVVFWVLGSALNIDATLTALGGLSVLLLTRALSWEDVTGEKEAWHTVVWFAVLMMLATQLNKMGLIAWLGGIAGHAVAGMHWLPMVGLLLLVYYYSHYFMASAVAHISAMYAIFVSIAIAAGAPPVLTVLAFAAFSNLFMATTHYSGGPAPIMFGCGYVSLGTWWKIGFLVGLVVIPIWLGIGSLWWKVLGMW; via the coding sequence ATGTCTGCAAATAACAGCAGGTTAGTGAAGCTTCTTATTATCCTCGGCATAGCCGTTATATTTTGGTTTGTTCCTGTTCCTGAAGGCGTCAGTCCTACCGCATGGCATCTGCTGGCGATATTTATTGCTACGGTCATCGGTCTGATTCTCTCGCCTTACCCCCTTGGCGCTATTGCCATTTTCAGTATCACCGCCGTCTCGGCGCTTGGTTTGCTGCCGGTCAAGGATGTGCTGGTCGGGTTTGGCGACCCCACTATCTGGATGATTGCGTGCGCCTTTTTCATTTCGCGCAGCTTTATCAAAACCGGTTTCGGCCGTCGCATCGGGTTTCTGTTCATCAGCAAACTCGGTAACAGCAGCCTGGGGCTGGCATATGGTCTGGTGTTCACCGACCTGCTGTTTTCCCCGGCGATGCCGTCAACGTCCGCACGTTGCGGCGGCATTATCACCCCGCTGTTCCGCTCGATCGCCGAAGCGTACGGTTCGACGCCGGAGCAGGGCACCCAGCGCCGTATCGGCTCATTTCTGGTGCAAACCATTTTCCAGTGCAACGCCATCACGTCGGCGATGTTCATGACGTCTATGGCCGGTAACCCGCTGATCAGCAAACTGGCGACCCAGTTTGGCGTTCACCTGACCTGGACCGAATGGGCTGCGGCGACGCTGGTGCCGGGGCTGCTGTCGTTGATCGTGATCCCGCTGGTGCTCTATCGTTTCTACCCGCCGGAACTGAAGAAAACCCCGGAAATGCGCGAGCTGGCGAAGGCTCGCCTGCACGAAATGGGGCCGATGAGCCGCAACGAATGGATTGTGCTGTGCGTGTTTCTGGGGCTGGTGGTGTTTTGGGTGTTGGGGTCGGCGCTGAATATCGACGCCACCCTGACCGCGCTGGGCGGCCTGAGCGTGCTGTTGTTGACCCGCGCGTTGAGCTGGGAAGACGTAACCGGCGAGAAAGAAGCCTGGCACACCGTAGTGTGGTTCGCGGTGTTGATGATGCTGGCGACCCAGTTGAACAAGATGGGGCTGATCGCCTGGCTGGGCGGCATTGCCGGCCACGCCGTCGCCGGGATGCACTGGCTGCCGATGGTGGGCCTGTTGCTGCTGGTGTACTACTACAGCCACTATTTTATGGCCAGCGCGGTGGCGCACATCAGCGCCATGTACGCCATTTTCGTGTCGATCGCCATCGCGGCGGGCGCGCCGCCGGTGCTGACGGTGCTGGCGTTTGCCGCTTTCAGTAACCTGTTTATGGCGACCACGCACTACTCCGGCGGCCCAGCCCCGATCATGTTCGGCTGCGGCTATGTGTCGCTGGGAACCTGGTGGAAGATCGGTTTCCTGGTTGGGCTGGTGGTCATTCCCATCTGGCTGGGCATCGGTAGCCTGTGGTGGAAAGTTTTAGGGATGTGGTAA
- the ibpB gene encoding small heat shock chaperone IbpB has translation MRNYDLSPLLRQWIGFDKLASAMGSQEAVEFPPYNIEKVDDNHYRITLALAGFRQSELNIEVEGQRLTVKGAPTLPEKKAQYLHQGLVFKPFSLSFTLAEHLHVSDAQFQLGLLHIDLIRDVPQALQPQRIAIGRRVPELHEKAPDEQA, from the coding sequence ATGCGCAACTACGATTTATCCCCCCTGCTGCGTCAGTGGATTGGCTTTGACAAACTCGCCAGCGCTATGGGCAGTCAGGAGGCGGTGGAGTTCCCGCCGTACAACATCGAAAAAGTCGATGATAACCATTACCGTATTACGCTGGCACTGGCCGGCTTCCGCCAGTCGGAGCTGAATATTGAAGTGGAAGGCCAGCGCCTGACCGTGAAGGGCGCGCCGACGCTGCCGGAGAAAAAGGCGCAGTACCTGCATCAGGGACTGGTGTTCAAGCCGTTCTCGCTGAGCTTCACTCTGGCTGAACATCTGCATGTGTCCGACGCGCAGTTCCAGCTCGGGCTGTTGCATATTGACCTGATTCGTGACGTGCCGCAGGCGTTGCAACCGCAGCGTATCGCCATCGGCCGCCGTGTGCCCGAGCTTCACGAGAAGGCGCCGGATGAACAGGCTTAA
- the ibpA gene encoding small heat shock chaperone IbpA: MRNPDFSPLYRSAIGFDRLFNLLEAGQSQGNGGYPPYNVELVDENQYRIAIAVAGFAESELEITAHDNVLIVKGSHSGDVTPRNYLYQGIAERNFERKFQLAEHIQINGANLENGLLFIDLQRVIPETLKPRRIEIK; encoded by the coding sequence ATGCGTAATCCCGATTTTTCTCCGCTGTATCGCTCCGCTATTGGTTTTGATCGTCTGTTTAATCTGCTGGAAGCCGGCCAGAGCCAGGGCAATGGCGGATACCCCCCGTATAACGTTGAGTTGGTTGACGAAAACCAGTATCGCATTGCGATTGCCGTGGCCGGTTTTGCCGAAAGCGAACTGGAGATCACCGCGCACGACAATGTGCTGATTGTCAAAGGCTCGCACAGCGGCGACGTCACCCCGCGCAATTACCTCTATCAGGGTATTGCCGAGCGCAATTTTGAACGCAAATTCCAGCTGGCGGAACACATTCAGATTAACGGCGCCAATCTGGAAAACGGCTTGCTGTTTATCGACTTGCAACGGGTGATCCCGGAAACGCTGAAACCGCGTCGTATCGAAATCAAATAA
- a CDS encoding YceK/YidQ family lipoprotein, protein MMTILKNASLSFVLSGGILATCGGCSSVMTHSGGEQGYYSGTQSSMTTLKDEDTSWAMMPMVALDVPFSAMLDTLLLPYDYYRTHSDHHSTSARDRLEEYERRKPAGDPPRPALIPVSANNAGQ, encoded by the coding sequence ATGATGACCATACTGAAAAATGCCTCATTGTCGTTCGTACTGTCAGGCGGGATACTGGCGACATGCGGCGGCTGCTCTAGCGTGATGACCCACTCTGGCGGCGAGCAGGGGTATTATTCCGGCACCCAATCCAGCATGACCACGCTGAAAGACGAGGACACCAGTTGGGCGATGATGCCGATGGTGGCGCTTGATGTTCCCTTCTCCGCCATGCTGGATACGCTACTGTTACCCTATGACTATTACCGCACCCACAGCGACCACCACAGTACTTCGGCGCGCGACCGGCTGGAAGAATACGAACGCCGCAAACCGGCGGGCGACCCACCCCGGCCAGCGTTAATACCTGTCTCGGCGAATAACGCCGGTCAGTGA